GATGGCCTGCATCCCCTCGTAATCGAAGCGGCTGGGGGTAGCCATGGGCGAATCCTCCGGGTGTCAAGTTGCTTCATTAAGATGATAGCCACCAGCCCTCCTCCACCCCGTTCCCATTTTCCGGTTTTCATTGAACGGGTGTGAGGGTATCCCGAAATCCGTCGAAGGGTGCGGGTGTTTCAGGGAACGGAGGATGAGCTGAACGTGGAGAGGGCCTACGCGCTCCGGATCCGCTATGGGGCGGGTTTTGGAGATCGGGGGGCTGGGAGCGTCTCAGATCTCCGGAGGGGCAGTGGGGGTGTCTTTCTGCGGGGGAGGGCTGGGCTCGTGAGCCGGGATCCCGCACCGACATCTCCGGCTGCTGCGGGGAAGGTTGAAGGCGGCGGGCCCAGACAGGCTACCGCGGGGCCCGCTGGGTATCGCCCTTTTGAGCCATCCTGTAATAAGGGGGAGGCGGAGATCCCGGGGGCAAAGCCCTTCTATCCGTGGACTGCGGGGAGGGCACCGGTTTGGAAGGCGGCTTGCCGGCCCGGGACGCGGGGGGAGCGGCTACTTCTCCTCTCGGTAGAGCCGTTCCCGGATGGCCATGATCTCCCGGCGCAGGCGCTCGTTGTGCTCCAGCTCGCTCTGCACCTTCTCGATGCCGTAGAGCACTGTGGTGTGATCGCGGCCCCCGAAGGCCTCGCCGATCTGCGGCAGCGAGGCCCCCGTCTCCTCCCGGGCCAGATACATCGCCACCTGGCGGGGATAGACCAGCTCCTTGTTGCGCCGCGGCCCCCGAATGGCTTCCGCTGAAACCCCGTAGAAATCCGCCACGACCTCGATGATCTGATCGATGGAGAGGGAACGGCGCCGGGGCAGCAGATCCGCCAGGGCCCGGGTGGCCGCCTCCATGGTCAGGGGCAAGCCCATCAACTGCGCGTACGCCACCACCCGGTTCAGCGCCCCCTCCAGCTCCCGGATGTTGCTCTGGATCTGCCGGGCGATGAACTCCATCACATCGTCCGGCACCGGCACGGCCAGCCCTTCAGCCTTCGCCCGCAGGATGGCGATGCGGGTCTCCAAATCCGGCGGCTGGATGTCGGCGATCAGCCCCCACTCGAACCGCGAGCGGAGCCGCTCCTCCAGGGTCACCAGGGCCCGGGGCGGGCGGTCGCTGGAGATCACCAGCTGCTTGCCGTTGCTGTGGAGCGTGTTGAAGGTGTGGAAGAACTCCTCCTGCGTGCTCTCCTTGCCGGCGATGAACTGGATGTCGTCGATCAGCAGCACGTCGATGGAGCGATACTTGTCCCGGAACTGGTCGGTGGTCTGGGCCCGGATGGCGTTGATCAGGTCGTTGGTGAACTCCTCGGAGGAGACGTAGAGCACCCGCAGCCCCTTGCGCAGGCAGACGTGGCCGATGGCGTGCAGCAGGTGGGTCTTGCCCAGCCCCACCCCGCCGTAAATGAAGAGAGGGTTGTAAGTCTGGGCCGGGCGCTCGGCCACCGCCAGGGCCGCCGCATGGGCCAGGCGGTTGCTCGGGCCCACCACGAAAGTCTCGAAGGTGTAGCGGGGGTTCAAACGCTGGGCCCACAGGGAGGCGAGGGAAGCATCCTCCTCGCCCGGGTTGGAGGCGGGGCCCTGGATTCGGCCGTTCTCGTAAACCACGAAGTCCACCGCCACCGGGCGCCCCAGGGCCTCGGCCAGCGCCCGCGCGATCACCGTCCGCAGCCGATGGGCCAGCCAGTCCCGGGCGTAGGCGCTGCGGGCCCCGATGACGAAGGTGTCCCCCCGCACCGAAACCACCTGCGTGCCCTTCACCCAGGTCTCAAAGGTGGGGCGAGGGATCTGTTGTTGCAGCGACTCCAGGACCGTCTGCCAGACCTCGTTTGGGTTCTCGATCCCGAGCATCCCTTCTCCCTCCTCATCCCTGCCGGAGGACGAGCCGGCCGGGGGAGGCCGCCGGAGCCTTCCGGATCCGCATCACGGGCGCGAAGGCCGTGGAGGATGTTCCGGATGGACGTTTCGGATGTTCCCGAAAAGCGGAGGGTGTCGTTCCTCCGGGCGATGCCCTTCTGATTCTACGCGGGGTCCCTGGGGTGGGCAATCCTTCCCCCAGCGGTTTAACCTCCCGGCTGCCCACAGGCTTTTCCACAGCCTGCGCGCCCCCTCTCCGGCGATCGCAGCCGGTTTTCCCCAGAGGGTTCCCCGTTTTGCCAGAGTTATCCACAGAGTTTTCCACAGCGGATCCGGCGGCGGGGCTTGGGGAAGGCGGACCGCCGCTGATCTCCGATCCGGGTGGCGCCGGGCGTGGGCCTGCGGGAAGGAGGGGCGCCGGCGCGCATGGCGGCAGCTGTGGCGATGGTCACGGATCTCCTGAGGGAGGGGCTTCTGCCTCGAGCCTCCGGCTTCGATGAGGCGAGGGGTCGCGGGGAACGCCGCCTCCGCCCTCATCGGTCTTCGTGGGAGGGGCTTCAGCCCCGAACTTCTCGTCTGGAACAGGCATACGGGGCGAGGGGATCCGGCGTCGTCTCGATCCCGCTCCCCCAGGACCTGAAGCCCGGCTATAATCCGGAAGGCCGGAGGCGCGCCTCCGGCGCGGATCCTTCGCAGGCAGGAGGCGGATGTGCGACGGTTGATGGTCACCGGCGGCGCCGGCTTCATCGGGTCCAACTTCGTGCGCTGGACCCTGGAGACGTATCCGGACGCGTATGTGCTGGTGTATGACAAGCTGACCTACGCGGGGAACCTGGACAACCTGAAGGACGTGGCGGAGAGATTCCAGGGGCGCTACGCCTTCATCCGCGGGGACATCTGCGACGCCCGGGCGGTCCGCGAGGCCATCCGCGCCCATCGCATCGAGGCCATCGTCAACTTCGCCGCCGAGTCCCACGTGGATCGCTCCCTGATGGAGCCGGGGAGCTTCGTGCAGACGGACGTCTTCGGGACCTACGTGCTGCTGGAGGCGGCGCGGGCCTTCGGCTTGCGCTACCATCAGGTCTCTACCGACGAGGTCTACGGTGAGGTGCTGGAGGGCGCCTCCACGGAGCGGGATCCCCTGATGCCGCGCAGCCCTTACTCGGCCAGCAAGGCGGGGGCGGATCTCCTCTGCCTGGCCTATTTCACCAGCTTCGGGGTCCCGGTGACCATCACCCGGGGCTCCAACAACATCGGCCCCTATCAGTATCCGGAGAAGTTCGTCCCCCTGTGCATCACCAACGCCATCGACGACGAGCCGCTGCCGGTTTATGGGGATGGCCAGCAGATGCGGGACTATCAATACGTGCTGGATCACTGCGAGGGGATCGATCTGGTGCTGCGGAGGGGGCAGCCGGGGGAGGTCTACAACCTGGGGACGGGGATCTCCACGCCGAACCTCGAGGTGGCGAAGCGGATCCTGGATCTTTTGGGGAAGCCGTATTCGCTGATCCGCCTGGTGCCGGACCGGCCGGGGCACGACCGGCGGTATGCGCTGGATATCTCGAAGATCGTGGCGTTGGGGTGGCGGAGCCGGCACACTTTGGACGAGGCGCTGGAGAAGACGGTGCGCTGGTATGTGGAGAACGAGTGGTGGTGGCGGAAGATCAAATCGGGGGAGTATCGGGAATACTACCGGCGCCAGTATGCGGAACGCCTGGCCCGAAGCCGGCCCGCCTTCTCCGGGTGACCGGTGTCGCCAGAGGTGGGGATACTCTCATTATTCCGCGAATCGGCGGAGAGGGGCGAAAACCGGGGGGATTCGCGGAAATTCGATCCAACCAACCGAAAGGACCCGCCAGATCTGGCGTTCATCGGGTTGTGCATGTCCAGATGTGGGGGGTCCGGGAGGCGATGGAGGGCGCCTTTTCCGCGAATCCCGGATCGGGGCGAAAACCCGGGGGGATTCGCGGCTGGTTAGAACGGTAGGAAAAGAAGCTTGACAGATCCACAGGAAGAGGCTATCATGGAAACCGAAGTCGGGTGGAAGATGGGGGGAAGGAAGAGGCGAGGGGGTGGCAGAGAGGGAAAGAAAAGAAAAACCTTCCTCCGCCCTTGCAGTGCTGAGACCCGTTTTCAGGGGATTGCGACCTGACATTCCTTTGCTGGCGTCGGACCAATCGCATCCGACTTGCAGTGCTGAGACCCGTTTTCAGGGGATTGCGACCCGTTGGAGCTTGCGGACTACCTGGTCCGATTCCTCTCCCACTTGCAGTGCTGAGACCCGTTTTCAGGGGATTGCGACCTGTTCTCGAGGATAACCCTCACCCATCCGGGGAGAATAACCCTTGCAGTGCTGAGACCCGTTTTCAGGGGATTGCGACGGTTGCGAACCAGCAACTCTCCTACGACAGAAAGACCCAGACTTGCAGTGCTGAGACCCGTTTTCAGGGGATTGCGACTTACCACCTCCTTTTCGAGTGTCACTTCTCTTCCTCAGCGCTTGCAGTGCTGAGACCCGTTTTCAGGGGATTGCGACGGGACAACGCTCCGGCTCGGGCTTCGGTTCAGGCTCTTCCCCTTGCAGTGCTGAGACCCGTTTTCAGGGGATTGCGACCGTTAACGATCCCGTAACGGGTGGCCACGTTGTAGGATCGCCTTGCAGTGCTGAGACCCGTTTTCAGGGGATTGCGACTCAATTTGCGGCCAGGCCAAATGGTTGTCCCGATGGGCCTGCTTGCAGTGCTGAGACCCGTTTTCAGGGGATTGCGACGCCCGCTCCTCCTTCTTTATGAAGACTTCTTCTAAACTACCCACTTGCAGTGCTGAGACCCGTTTTCAGGGGATTGCGACAAGATCGATGGCCTCCTCGTTGGTCGCAAACAATAGGGCTAACCTTGCAGTGCTGAGACCCGTTTTCAGGGGATTGCGACGCTTTCTTTCCCTCCTCCTTCGATAGGGCCGCCATAAGAGCGGCTTGCAGTGCTGAGACCCGTTTTCAGGGGATTGCGACGTGTTCTGGGACGACGTAGATCTCACCATCTTCCCTGTTGACTTGCAGTGCTGAGACCCGTTTTCAGGGGATTGCGACGCGCGAGGGCCGGAGGGGTCAATCCAGATTTCATGTAGGCGACTTGCAGTGCTGAGACCCGTTTTCAGGGGATTGCGACTTGATTTGCTCGATTCCTCCCTTAGAAAAGCCA
The sequence above is a segment of the Thermoflexus hugenholtzii JAD2 genome. Coding sequences within it:
- the rfbB gene encoding dTDP-glucose 4,6-dehydratase; protein product: MRRLMVTGGAGFIGSNFVRWTLETYPDAYVLVYDKLTYAGNLDNLKDVAERFQGRYAFIRGDICDARAVREAIRAHRIEAIVNFAAESHVDRSLMEPGSFVQTDVFGTYVLLEAARAFGLRYHQVSTDEVYGEVLEGASTERDPLMPRSPYSASKAGADLLCLAYFTSFGVPVTITRGSNNIGPYQYPEKFVPLCITNAIDDEPLPVYGDGQQMRDYQYVLDHCEGIDLVLRRGQPGEVYNLGTGISTPNLEVAKRILDLLGKPYSLIRLVPDRPGHDRRYALDISKIVALGWRSRHTLDEALEKTVRWYVENEWWWRKIKSGEYREYYRRQYAERLARSRPAFSG
- the dnaA gene encoding chromosomal replication initiator protein DnaA, translating into MLGIENPNEVWQTVLESLQQQIPRPTFETWVKGTQVVSVRGDTFVIGARSAYARDWLAHRLRTVIARALAEALGRPVAVDFVVYENGRIQGPASNPGEEDASLASLWAQRLNPRYTFETFVVGPSNRLAHAAALAVAERPAQTYNPLFIYGGVGLGKTHLLHAIGHVCLRKGLRVLYVSSEEFTNDLINAIRAQTTDQFRDKYRSIDVLLIDDIQFIAGKESTQEEFFHTFNTLHSNGKQLVISSDRPPRALVTLEERLRSRFEWGLIADIQPPDLETRIAILRAKAEGLAVPVPDDVMEFIARQIQSNIRELEGALNRVVAYAQLMGLPLTMEAATRALADLLPRRRSLSIDQIIEVVADFYGVSAEAIRGPRRNKELVYPRQVAMYLAREETGASLPQIGEAFGGRDHTTVLYGIEKVQSELEHNERLRREIMAIRERLYREEK